In Lates calcarifer isolate ASB-BC8 linkage group LG23, TLL_Latcal_v3, whole genome shotgun sequence, a single genomic region encodes these proteins:
- the LOC108889166 gene encoding LOW QUALITY PROTEIN: arf-GAP with dual PH domain-containing protein 1 (The sequence of the model RefSeq protein was modified relative to this genomic sequence to represent the inferred CDS: deleted 1 base in 1 codon), whose product MTLEPEGNNRLLQDVLARPGNETCADCGNPEPDWTSLTLGVFVCQACSLLHRSIPHISRVKSVQDTWDASEVELMAAMGNNAAKAKYEQKVPPFYYRPTHTDCKLLREQWIRAKYERNEFEFIEKQEPYSAGYREGFLWKRGRDNGQFLSRKFILSEREGALKYFNKQDARDPKAVMKIETLNATFQPAKIGNPCGLQITYLKDNSTRNIFVYHSDAKEMVDWFNAIRAARFHYLQVAFPGASDEELVPKLTRNFMKEGFMEKTGPKHTEGFKKRWFTMDDRRLMYFKDPLDAYARGEVFIGSKENSYTVLAGLPPSTQGYHWNHGITIVTPDRKFLFACETEAEQRDWIAAFQRVINRPMRPQEYAVEAHFKHKP is encoded by the exons ATGACGCTGGAACCGGAGGGGAACAACCGGCTCCTCCAAGACGTGCTGGCGAGACCGGGCAACGAAACGTGCGCGGACTGCGGCAATCCAG agcCAGACTGGACGTCGCTGActttgggtgtgtttgtgtgccaggCCTGCTCGCTCCTTCACCGGAGCATCCCCCACATCAGCCGGGTGAAGTCGGTGCAGGACACATGGGATGCCAGCGAGGTGGAG ttAATGGCTGCTATGGGAAATAATGCAGCCAAAGCCAAGTATGAGCAGAAGGTTCCTCCTTTCTActacagaccaacacacactgactgcaa GCTGCTGAGAGAGCAGTGGATCAGAGCCAAGTACGAAAGGAATGAGTTTGAGTTTATCGAGAAACAGGAGCCTTATTCTGCAG gGTACCGAGAGGGGTTTCTATGGAAACGAGGAAGAGACAACGGTCAGTTTCTCAGCCGAAAGTTCATCCTgtca gagagggagggagcgcTCAAATACTTCAACAAGCAGGAT GCCAGGGATCCCAAGGCAGTGATGAAAATTGAAACCCTCAATGCCACCTTCCAGCCGGCCAAGATCGGCAACCCCTGTGGCCTGCAGATCACCTACCTGAAAGACAACAGCACAAGGAACATCTTTGTCTACCACAGTGATGCTAAG GAGATGGTTGACTGGTTCAATGCTATCAGAGCAGCCAGGTTCCACTACCTGCAGGTGGCTTTTCCTGGAGCAAGTGACGAGGAG CTGGTGCCCAAACTGACCAGAAACTTCATGAAGGAAGGCTTTATGGAGAAGACAGGCCCAAAG cACACAGAGGGCTTTAAGAAGAGATGGTTCACTATGGATGACAGAAGGCTCATGTATTTTAAAGACCCTCTG gATGCCTATGCCCGTGGTGAGGTGTTCATTGGCAGTAAGGAGAACAGCTACACTGTCTTGGCTGGCTTGCCCCCGTCTACCCAGGGCTACCACTGGAACCATGGCATCACCATTGTCACACCAGACAGGAAGTTCCTATTTGCCTGCGAGACAGAGGCTGAGCAACGGGATTGGATAGCGGCCTTCCAGAGGGTCATCAATCGACCAATGAGGCCGCAGGAATATGCAG tggAGGCCCATTTCAAACACAAGCCTTGA
- the LOC108889182 gene encoding cytochrome c oxidase assembly protein COX19 has translation MSTAMNFGSKTFKPRPPDKGSFPLDHFGECKDFKEKFMKCLRDNSFDNSLCRLQSKDYLECRMNHQLMAREPLEKLGFKDLMDPPPGQADRDTKP, from the exons ATGTCCACTGCCATGAATTTCGGCTCGAAGACTTTTAAACCTCGGCCTCCGGATAAAGGGTCTTTTCCTCTGGATCACTTTG gagAGTGTAAAGACTTCAAGGAGAAGTTTATGAAATGTCTGAGAGACAACAGCTTCGACAACTCCCTGTGTCGCCTGCAGTCCAAAGATTACCTGGAGTGTCGGATGAACCA TCAGCTGATGGCCAGGGAGCCTCTGGAGAAACTGGGTTTCAAGGACCTGATGGATCCTCCTCCTGGCCAAGCAGACAGAGACACTAAACCCTGA
- the LOC108889179 gene encoding solute carrier family 2, facilitated glucose transporter member 11-like, with translation MPYFLNSKVIYKVASLKMNSTNDPVPEETSKPSGSGRTLALTVCSAAIGGTFQYGYNISIINAPTSYIQGFINDTYVERWGTSLDIPQVTLVWTLIVSAFSLGGLLGALLAGPMAVHFGRKKSLLLNNSFLFVGAGLVLTCELAKSFEMIILARLLVGMNSGVSMNIQPMYFGESAPKHLRGAVAFSSAVFTAFGIFLGQVVGLTELLGTEPLWPYLLASNALPGLIQLFTLPWFPESPRYLLIDRGDREACVRALGRLRGGEAPVLEMEEMLQEQQQQQSTTLNSGSAAAKTPWSLFKDRDLRSQLRTVMAASSAMMLCGNDSIYFYASYIFLEAGIPPEKIQYVTIGTGASELTASILSNLLIERVGRRYLLVGGYSLMSCWTVVFTVALTLQSHGVAGMPYLSMACVFAYILSFGLGPAGVTGILPAEIFDQAARPAAYMVAGSLMWISLFLVGMLFPFIVSSLGNFCFLPFLAVCLVSAVFLGLTLPETKGKSLAEITAEFGRKNEMRKERQVNEPIVDHYQLGAASSFTTLTQDPSPSHKNGD, from the coding sequence ATGCCATATTTTCTTAACAGTAAAGTTATCTATAAAGTAGCCAGTCTTAAGATGAACTCCACAAATGACCCTGTACCAGAAGAAACCAGTAAACCATCAGGCAGTGGCAGGACCCTTGCTTTGACTGTGTGCTCTGCAGCCATTGGAGGGACCTTCCAGTATGGCTACAACATCTCAATCATCAATGCTCCTACCAGCTACATCCAGGGCTTCATTAATGATACCTACGTGGAGCGCTGGGGCACAAGCTTGGACATCCCTCAGGTGACCCTTGTGTGGACTCTGATTGTATCAGCGTTCTCACTGGGAGGTTTGCTTGGTGCGCTATTAGCAGGGCCTATGGCAGTCCACTTTGGGAGAAAGAAGTCTCTGCTTCTGAACAACTCCTTCCTGTTTGTTGGCGCTGGGCTTGTGCTAACGTGTGAGCTGGCGAAATCATTTGAGATGATCATCCTTGCACGACTTCTGGTGGGGATGAACTCAGGTGTAAGTATGAACATCCAGCCTATGTATTTTGGAGAAAGTGCCCCCAAACACCTCAGAGGTGCTGTGgctttttcctctgctgttttcactgcattTGGGATTTTCCTGGGTCAGGTTGTGGgtctcactgagctgctgggCACAGAGCCTCTCTGGCCCTATTTACTAGCTAGTAATGCTCTGCCGGGGTTGATACAGCTGTTTACCCTACCCTGGTTCCCTGAAAGCCCCAGATACCTACTCATTGACCGGGGTGACAGGGAAGCATGTGTCCGGGCACTTGGGAGACTCCGTGGTGGGGAGGCTCCTGTCttggagatggaggagatgcttcaggagcagcagcagcaacaatcAACAACCTTAAATTCTGGATCTGCAGCTGCCAAAACACCCTGGTCCCTATTTAAGGATCGTGACCTGCGATCCCAGCTCAGAACAGTCATGGCCGCCAGTAGTGCTATGATGCTCTGCGGCAACGACTCCATCTACTTCTATGCTTCGTACATCTTTCTTGAAGCTGGGATCCCTCCAGAGAAAATCCAGTATGTCACCATTGGCACAGGGGCATCTGAGCTTACTGCTTCTATACTGAGTAATCTTCTGATTGAACGTGTGGGCCGCAGGTACCTTCTTGTTGGAGGCTACAGTCTTATGTCTTGCTGGACTGTAGTCTTCACTGTAGCCCTCACCCTCCAGAGCCATGGGGTGGCAGGGATGCCCTATCTCAGTATGGCATGCGTATTCGCCTACATCCTTAGCTTTGGCTTGGGCCCTGCAGGGGTGACAGGGATCCTACCAGCTGAGATCTTTGACCAGGCAGCTCGCCCGGCAGCGTACATGGTCGCTGGCTCTCTTATGTGGATCAGCCTGTTCTTGGTAGGAATGTTGTTCCCCTTCATCGTCAGCAGCTTGGGGAATTTCTGTTTCCTGCCTTTCttggctgtgtgtttggtttctgctgtgtttctgggGCTCACCTTACCAGAGACTAAAGGCAAGTCGCTGGCTGAGATTACTGCAGAGTTTggtagaaaaaatgaaatgaggaaaGAGAGGCAGGTGAATGAGCCCATTGTGGATCACTACCAACTAGGTGCAGCTAGCTCCTTCACTACCCTAACACAAGATCCCAGCCCCAGCCATAAGAACGGGGACTGA